One window of Deltaproteobacteria bacterium genomic DNA carries:
- the treY gene encoding malto-oligosyltrehalose synthase has translation MHVPAATYRIQFSPSFTFGDARRIVPYLGSLGISHLYASPIFRAGKGSTHGYDVVDQNRVNPELGDPGDFAELVGWVKRNGLSWLQDFIPNHMAFHGENPMLADLLEKGKRSRYADCFDVVWDHPYQSIRGRILAPFLGRFYSECLEDGEILLAFGESGLSIRYHDHAFPLRIESYAHVFSRNPHPPGENPDGDDGAWSEYLELAELMRSVAADPGKEVVDEEAVSIKEGLWSLYSRSGRIREHIDGLLRAYAGEKGKPESFTPLDRLLSEQHFRLSFWKVATEEINYRRFFNINDLISVRVEDEKVFHRTHALMFKLTGEGTVSGLRIDHIDGLYDPAAYLQKVRGHIGDAYLVVEKILEPGESLPPSWPVEGTTGYDYLNAVNGLFCRVESGPEFSRIYSRFAGVRAPYDELLYEKKKLILERHMAGDVDNLAHLLKSVSGRYRYGSDITLYGLKRAILEVMAFFPVYRTYLHSGTLSGEDRKRVQLAVKNAIARNSAYLNELKLIERFLLLEGADHLQAEEREEWIHFIMRFQQFTGPLMAKGFEDTLLYVYNRLLSLNEVGGAPDTFGTRRDDFHRFLEKRMAFWPHSMNATSTHDTKRGEDVRSRINVLSEIPREWEGAVKKWARLNRWKKKRAGDIRVPDKNDEYFLYQTVVGALPSEEEEYPRFVMRLKEYLIKAVREAKIHTAWLKPDLEYEENFLAFVDAVLAPSDKSRFMERMAEFQKKVAYCGMFNSLSQTLIKITSPGVPDFYQGSELWELHLVDPDNRRPVDFEKRIGYLAEIRSRERDDLSGLIEELTHSMEDGRIKLFLIYRALRARRENEALFRDGGYTRLDTAGDFEDHLVAFARSAGDSFSVTVAPRFLTALTGENSLPHGREVWGDTSFLLPDGFPRTFEDAITGRIIEGGTAPYVGDVLSHFPAALLISRGGQA, from the coding sequence GCCGAACTGGTCGGCTGGGTGAAGAGAAACGGGCTTTCGTGGCTTCAGGATTTCATCCCCAACCACATGGCCTTCCACGGCGAAAACCCGATGCTCGCCGACCTGCTGGAGAAGGGCAAGCGGTCGCGATACGCGGACTGCTTCGACGTTGTCTGGGACCACCCGTACCAGAGCATCAGGGGGAGGATCCTCGCCCCTTTCCTGGGGAGGTTCTACAGCGAGTGTCTGGAAGACGGGGAGATCCTCCTGGCTTTCGGCGAGTCGGGTCTCTCCATCCGCTACCACGACCACGCTTTTCCCCTGCGCATCGAGTCGTACGCCCACGTCTTCTCACGGAATCCCCACCCTCCCGGAGAGAACCCGGATGGGGATGACGGAGCCTGGAGCGAGTATCTCGAGCTGGCGGAGCTCATGCGCTCGGTGGCGGCAGACCCGGGAAAGGAGGTGGTCGACGAGGAGGCCGTCTCCATCAAGGAGGGTCTCTGGAGCCTCTACTCCCGAAGCGGCAGGATCAGGGAGCATATCGACGGGCTCCTTCGCGCCTACGCCGGGGAAAAGGGGAAGCCGGAAAGCTTCACCCCCCTGGACCGGCTCCTGTCCGAGCAGCACTTCCGCCTCTCCTTCTGGAAAGTCGCCACGGAAGAGATAAATTACCGGCGCTTCTTCAACATAAACGACCTGATTTCCGTGAGGGTGGAGGATGAAAAGGTCTTCCACCGGACCCATGCCCTTATGTTCAAACTCACCGGAGAGGGGACCGTATCCGGGCTGAGGATAGACCACATCGACGGACTGTACGACCCGGCGGCATACCTGCAAAAGGTCCGGGGCCACATCGGTGATGCCTACCTGGTGGTCGAGAAGATCCTGGAGCCGGGCGAGAGCCTCCCCCCCTCCTGGCCGGTGGAGGGGACGACGGGTTACGATTACCTCAACGCGGTAAACGGCCTGTTCTGCAGGGTGGAGAGCGGGCCCGAGTTCAGCCGGATCTACTCCCGCTTCGCCGGGGTGCGCGCGCCTTACGACGAGCTCCTCTACGAGAAGAAAAAGCTCATCCTGGAAAGGCACATGGCGGGCGACGTGGACAACCTTGCCCACCTCTTAAAGAGTGTTTCGGGCAGGTACCGCTACGGCAGCGATATCACCCTCTACGGGCTGAAGAGAGCCATCCTGGAGGTGATGGCCTTCTTCCCCGTGTACCGAACGTACCTGCACTCAGGAACGCTGTCCGGAGAGGATCGAAAACGCGTTCAGCTGGCGGTGAAAAATGCGATCGCGAGAAACTCCGCCTACCTGAACGAACTCAAACTGATAGAGCGCTTTTTACTCCTCGAGGGGGCAGATCACCTCCAGGCCGAGGAGAGGGAGGAGTGGATTCACTTTATCATGCGATTTCAGCAGTTTACCGGCCCGCTGATGGCCAAGGGATTCGAGGACACGCTCCTGTACGTCTACAACAGGCTGCTTTCCCTCAACGAAGTGGGTGGGGCTCCCGATACGTTCGGCACCAGGCGAGACGATTTTCATCGCTTCCTCGAAAAACGGATGGCTTTCTGGCCTCACTCCATGAACGCCACATCGACGCACGACACGAAAAGGGGAGAGGACGTGCGCTCCAGGATAAACGTCCTCTCCGAGATCCCCCGGGAGTGGGAGGGTGCCGTTAAAAAGTGGGCAAGGCTGAACCGGTGGAAAAAAAAGAGGGCGGGCGATATCAGGGTCCCCGACAAAAACGATGAGTATTTCCTCTACCAGACCGTCGTGGGCGCCCTTCCCTCCGAAGAGGAGGAATATCCCCGCTTCGTTATGCGGCTGAAGGAGTACCTCATAAAGGCGGTGCGGGAGGCGAAAATTCACACGGCCTGGCTGAAACCCGATTTGGAGTATGAGGAAAACTTCCTCGCCTTCGTCGACGCGGTCCTGGCGCCCTCTGACAAAAGCAGGTTTATGGAGCGCATGGCGGAATTCCAGAAAAAGGTGGCGTACTGCGGAATGTTCAACTCCCTTTCCCAGACCCTCATCAAGATCACTTCGCCCGGCGTTCCCGACTTCTACCAGGGCTCGGAGCTGTGGGAGCTTCATCTCGTCGATCCCGACAACCGCCGCCCCGTCGACTTCGAGAAGAGGATCGGCTACCTGGCAGAAATCAGGTCCCGGGAAAGGGACGATCTTTCGGGGCTGATAGAGGAATTGACCCATTCCATGGAGGACGGGAGGATAAAGCTCTTCCTCATTTACCGGGCTCTGCGCGCCAGGAGGGAGAACGAGGCCCTCTTCAGGGATGGCGGCTACACCAGGCTCGACACGGCGGGTGATTTTGAGGACCACCTGGTCGCCTTTGCCCGGTCCGCCGGCGACTCCTTCTCGGTGACGGTCGCCCCCCGATTTCTCACGGCCCTTACAGGGGAAAATAGCCTCCCCCACGGGCGGGAGGTCTGGGGCGATACATCGTTCCTGCTTCCGGATGGGTTCCCCCGAACCTTCGAAGACGCCATCACCGGGCGGATCATCGAGGGCGGAACGGCCCCGTACGTCGGGGACGTGCTCTCCCACTTTCCCGCAGCGCTGCTCATTTCCAGAGGGGGGCAGGCGTGA